CCTCGTCGAGGCGGGCGTGTCCATCGAGTACCACGGCCTTGCTTATCTGTCGATCATGGCGCTGTCGTTCGTCGCCATGGTGCCGCTGATGATCCTGGCCGAGAAGCGCCAGCAGATCAAAGCGGTGTGCCTGGTGGCGATCGGCGCGATCGGTCTGAGTTTGGTGGCGCTGGCGCTGCCGATCTCCCACGGCCACGCGCTGTTTGCCGGACTCTTCGTCTATTTCACCGGCTTCAATTTGCTCGAGGCGACGCTGCCGTCGATGCTGAGCAAGCTCGCCCCGGCGGGCGCCAAGGGCACCGCCATGGGGGTTTACTCCACCAGCCAGTTTCTCGGCGCCTTTCTGGGCGGCACGCTGGGCGGGGCGCTTTCCAGCGCCTTCGGTCTGGACGCGGTGTTCGTGGGCTGCGCGGTGCTGGCGCTTGGCTGGTGGCTGTTCATGTGGCGCCTGCCCTCGCCGCCGCCGCTTTCAAGCGAAGTGGTGGCGCTGGGCGACGACACCCATCCGGATACGCTGGAGCTTTTGATGCAGCGCCTCGCCGATGTGGTCGGCGTGGAGGATGTGATGGTGGTGCCGGAGGAGCGGCTGATGTATCTCAAGGTCAATCGCAAGGCGCTCGATCGCGGGGCGCTGGACAAGCTGATTCCCACGGACAAGCCCTGAGCGGCACACACAAACAGAGACATCGTCGCGGCGGGATTGGTGATACCCTTAACGCCTGCGAGGACACTGCGCGATCGCCGATGGGCGATCGACGAATACGAGAACCGAACTACCAGTACGGACTTACCAGATAGGAGCGAGCCATGGCGCGCGGGATTAACAAAGTCATTTTGATCGGTAACCTGGGTCAGGACCCGGAAGTACGTTTCACGCCGTCGGGCACGGCGGTAGCGAACCTGAATCTGGCGACCTCGGATACCTGGACCGACCGCCAAAGCGGCCAGCGCCAGGAGCGCACCGAGTGGCACCGCGTCGTGCTGTTCAACAAGACCGCCGAGATCGCCCAGCAGTACCTGAAAAAAGGCTCCAAGGTCTACGTCGAAGGACGCCTGCAAACCCGCAAGTGGCAGGACCAGAACGGCCAGGACCGCTACAGCACCGAGATCGTGGCCAACGACATGCAGATGCTCGATAGCCGCGGCGGCGAT
The window above is part of the Halomonas sp. GD1P12 genome. Proteins encoded here:
- a CDS encoding single-stranded DNA-binding protein: MARGINKVILIGNLGQDPEVRFTPSGTAVANLNLATSDTWTDRQSGQRQERTEWHRVVLFNKTAEIAQQYLKKGSKVYVEGRLQTRKWQDQNGQDRYSTEIVANDMQMLDSRGGDFQGGGAPQQNYQNGAPQGGQSYPGNQPNNQPSHQNAPPQGNQYGGGQQSAPQQGGQGAPNRGGQSAPNDQNGRFGAPDPGNFDDFDDEIPF